The Brassica napus cultivar Da-Ae chromosome C7, Da-Ae, whole genome shotgun sequence genome has a segment encoding these proteins:
- the BNAC07G42260D gene encoding uncharacterized protein BNAC07G42260D, with protein sequence MASNKHLPLVLILIITTTSSTLLASDQGKLIFKIIDAMISGGSFEDWSPAFLATNDEIHGQVLTSTLFLPKTPVEGINATSPLVAAYHIVPQLLHFYNISLMEPLSRIPTLLSGNSILVTNNSASGFTLDGVVVSEPDLFVSPSIVIHRIASPFNFSRYGGDDLY encoded by the coding sequence ATGGCAAGCAACAAGCACCTCCCTCTAGTCCTCATCCTCATCATAACCACTACATCCTCCACCTTGCTTGCATCCGATCAAGGCAAACTCATATTCAAAATCATCGACGCAATGATCTCCGGAGGAAGTTTCGAAGATTGGAGCCCAGCTTTCCTCGCAACAAACGACGAGATACACGGTCAAGTTCTCACTTCAACCCTCTTCCTCCCCAAAACGCCGGTCGAAGGAATCAACGCAACGTCACCGCTCGTAGCTGCTTACCACATCGTCCCACAGCTGCTCCACTTCTACAACATTAGCCTCATGGAGCCTCTCTCTCGCATCCCGACGCTTCTCTCTGGAAACTCCATCCTTGTAACCAACAACTCAGCTTCGGGTTTTACGCTCGACGGTGTGGTCGTCTCGGAGCCAGATTTGTTCGTCTCTCCTTCCATTGTTATACATCGCATCGCTTCTCCCTTTAACTTCTCTCGTTACGGTGGCGACGatctatattaa
- the LOC106408978 gene encoding uncharacterized protein LOC106408978, with product MAMRRVYSEIKGKKVKELPAYFKSSFSTQSVKTYVKKGLDNYNDKYIQTSSVQPLLHICFGGMAFSYLVALPNERRHLEHQQHAKEHGGH from the coding sequence atggCGATGAGGAGAGTATACAGCGAGATCAAGGGGAAGAAGGTGAAGGAGCTTCCCGCCTATTTCAAATCGTCGTTTTCGACGCAGTCCGTGAAGACGTATGTGAAGAAAGGTCTCGATAACTACAACGACAAGTACATCCAGACCAGCTCCGTCCAGCCTCTCCTCCATATCTGTTTCGGAGGCATGGCCTTCTCTTACCTCGTCGCTCTCCCCAACGAGCGTCGCCACCTCGAGCACCAGCAGCATGCCAAGGAGCACGGTGGCCATTGA